In Citrus sinensis cultivar Valencia sweet orange chromosome 3, DVS_A1.0, whole genome shotgun sequence, the sequence CtgctcattttatttattagtgagTTTCAGTAATACAACTGTCTCatcattttgttgatattgGTTCTTTGTTTGCGTACAGGATGCTATTGGCCGATGGTATTGCTGTAATGATTCATATGTTTCTGTCTCGACTCTGCAAGAGGTTCTGTCAGAGAAGGTATATATACTCTTCTTCATTCGTGCTAACCAAAGACCAGTGTCAGCCAATGGCACTTTTGCTTCCAACGGTGTTAAATCTCACGAAAATGGAAAGGAGGCTTATAAAGGTGTGAAGGGTACTGTTCCATTGAAAGCAGTGGCTACAAAGCCTAGTGCTGAACAATCGTCTCGGAAGACTCCCTCTACCATCTCTAAGGTTGAGAAAGTGCCTTCTAACCCACGTCTGAAATTCAGCATTTCTGGAAGCTCTGGTTGTAAGGGCGTTCCTCCAACTAGTAATGGAAAGGTCAATGTTCATAAGAGTCAGAGCGTGAAAATGAATGGGGTTGTGAAAGACTCAGTTCCTAAGGAGAAAAGTGGAAAAGATCCATTTATAAACACAAATGGTTCTTACAAGAGTAAAAGAGTTGATCTTGTTGGTAGAGGGAATGACCttgcatcagtttcaacaagTGAAAATGGGGATACGCAAAGTGTTGGTTTGAATCCAGTAAAACCAGATCCCCATGAAGGTAATTGCACGAGCAGCAGGACAACAGCTGGAAGAGTGCCAGATCCTGCCAAACTGCTTAATGGTAGTGTTaaatttgacactgacatctCTGGgtccaaaagaaaatcacagGAGTCTTGCATTTTGTTGGCGCAGGATTCTGAATCTCTTGCAAAGCTTCAAGAACTGGAAGAAGTGTATGTGCTGTCACTTAAATTATTCTGCACTTTTCTGGttaatgtaaatttaaattattctgCACTTTTCTGgttaatgtaaatttatacTGTTTACATTTCTTTCTGTTATCCTTGATTCtgcattttgttttctcttggTTGATTTCTGTTCACGTAATTCTCTGCTTCCAATTCTCTCAGTCACATGCATACCACCTCTTGCGATGTGATTCCTACCAGTTAGGATTACGAATTGGTTAGCTTGAGTATGTTTTCGTCACCTGTGTGAATATCTGGTCCACACTTgtaatttttctgtttttaatCGGTATACAGATTCTGTTTTCTTTAACAAGAACTGTGGGATTTGAATCTTGTGAAACTTTTATCTCAGTGTATTTAAGGCTAGATATAGTGGGTGGGTGTTTTGAGATCAGCTTAACCATTGTTCATGACGAATATCATTTCTGtcccaaaagaaatatattttgaaatccCGCTAAGTCCACTTATTGTGgaaaaattgttttatatgATCACATGTTTTGATAATTGTTGTCTAAGATAATACATGTTTGCTACTCTGTCTAGAAATGATTTAATGGTAATATTTGTATATTGATTACACTAGGATTTCATTTAGTTCTCTTATAGTGCTACCTGTGAACCCAATCCAAGATCTTTTTCCATttccttaataaaattattgcttttcattttttcttatgcGTGCATCTCTTGTTTATGGGGTCTGATGTTTCTCCTTCAGCATGAGATATAATTATCCATAGATAACTTACGTTTTAAGTTAGTCAGTTTGTTGTCTCGCTGGTTTTAATACttctgtttgtttgtttgttccGGAATTTCAGTCTGAAGAAAGAGGCTTCTTCAGTCTTGCAATCATGTGGTTGGTCTGAAAAGGTTCTCAGTTATATGCGTTCAAGAAAGAGGCAATGTGCACATGAGGTGGGAATCACTCCAGGAGATATTGATTTAAAGTAAGTCATtttcttgatatttttattgtgttataAGGTTCAAAGGGATAATTTCCATTAGAAGGCTTCTGTAGATTTCTTTAGACCAGAAAGGTTAACTTTTACTACCTAGGGGGCTaatctttttttggtttggggggggggggggggggtgggggggaaGCAGTGTTGAGATTCAAAAAGGATAGTCTAAGGGGGTTATTGAGTCAATACTTACAACATAGGTTGATTCTAAAGGCTGATATGTTTTATCCCTGTGGGAGGGGGTCACACAGTTAGAGCCAACAAGGAGGTGCTTAAAGCCTTGGGGATCCTGTTGCTGCAACTGTAGTAATTGAGTGTTTGTTGCTCCTGTTCCGccttattcttcttttttctgtttatACCAACTTGTGATATTTCTTCATGCTGGAATGTTATGGCTGAAAACTGGGTTATTTGCTTTGTGTCCGGCTGAGATGGGCATGAGTATCATCGTATATTTCCCATCCTGCTGTGGCTCAGTTTAAACTCAATTCATGTCGTTGTGGGCATTCTAGTTTTGTGCTGGAATGCTGTTTCACCAAAGATATTAGTTCTCATACAAACTAATCAGTTAAGCTTTCAACATATGATATTATGCAAATTATGAACCCAAAGCTTTGACTTTTAAACtgcttaaaatttttctttcaatatttattcaactaaCATTTTTGAGTACATTAATTGACTTTATCCTAGCTGTGtagattttaaattctcaTTATATAAATAGTTGATGAGTAGTCTGGATATGATAGTAATTGACATTTTGGCTGCAATTTTGTTTATAGATCTGGCTGATGGCTTTTACCTAGTTTATGGACACAAATCCTCTCTTCTTTTCTGGAAACCCATCTTCTGGTTTTGATGAAAAGTGTTTTCATCCAGGCTCACTGGTTTAATGggaaaattattgataagctTAGCAATTGGGTACTCATGATCTAAGATGTTTATATCTAGCAAATGATATGTCAgtgagttcttttttttttttttggcaaaaaACCTTTCGAATATTGGTTAAGACTTAATCAAACAATGAGTTcaatatgattttgaaatattgGTTTTAAATCATGGTAtgactcttttttattttgttatatgtaATCATCTTTAACCGCAAAAAGTTGAAAACCATGGTTCTACAGAGAGATTTCGTTTTGCAATGCTGGTTCGGTTATGAATAGATGTTATGGATGAGctaaatgagaaaaatgattttctaaCCTGTTGTTATTGTCATAAATTGCAAAATCTCaacaattattaaaacaattcCTCTACATTCCGATGTTGATTTTGGCGGTGTCAAATAGCTTTCACCTTAGCATAGATTAGATTTTGGCGGTGTCAAATAACttcaatgaattattttagctttctttttattggacCTACAAATGCCTTTTTGCCTTAACCAATGCGAAAGGgagttgttgaagaaaatattCTGGAAAGTATACCCTTTTCTATTTTCTGAATTGGTTTTATGTTGGCATCTTCTTAATACTGGAATTGCATTTATGTATATTCTGTATTCATCCTTTTGTTGTACCGAATGAGCTTGAATGTCTTCTTTGTGTTCTGACTGCTGACTAGTGGTGCCCACCAGTCATATCCCTACATTTATAGGATGTGATTGGGCATTTGAATAGAGTAGAAAATGACAGTGCATTTATGAACAGTGAGTTTAGTTTCCTTAGATCATACTGATTGCCTATAAGTGGGTATGAACGAAGTAGAACTAcaatttgttttccttatttatttatctatattacttgtcttatattttttattgctctataattttattcctATTCCAGCATAAGATAATTCATTGTAGTATGTTAGCAGTTAGGTGAATGTCATGAAGTTTTCTCTGCCTTCCATTGAAGTATGTTAGTAGTTAGGTGAATatcattaagttttctctgcCTTCCATTCTCAATGGCCTCTTGTCCCATATGGGAAGATTTGGAATAGAGATAGTTGACAAGTAAAAATAGAGTAGAGATGAAGTCTATTGGGGTTGATGTTTTGTTAGACCAATGAAAACTTATGTTAGACGCAAATATAAAGAGGCAGGGgcaatttagtaattttagggGCGGGGACAGTttagtgattttattaattagggtTCAGGtataaataagatattatGGAGTCATTTAGGGTTTATGTTGAGTTTTGTCTGGTATTAGGAACCATTAGGAGTTTTGGGAGAGATTGACCTACTTCTCGAATTGTAGGTCAGGAttgattgtttgttttcttttgatttaatcaataaaagtcaGCCCTAAGTCCTATCATGTTTAAGAGGAGATATTAGGTTTTTGGTCTTGGATACTTTGAGAATAGAAAGAAGATAGTAGGCAATATTCCATAGTAGTACTTGTAGATTGAAGAATTATTGAACGGCAACATTTCAAGTAAAATATTCTGGCTTTAGATTGAAGGCAAAAAGTATGTcccttttgacccaaataaaatattttaaactaatCATTAAGTTCGAACTTGTAATAAGATTTATGAACTTGTATTTTTGCTAAATTTACATACAGTCCCTTGATTTATCTACTATCTAgtcctttcttttatttatttattatgagaCACTTGTTGTAATCTTTTACCTGCACCAATTAGAAACTCTGTTGAGCCTTTTTTTAATGCAGGAAATTGTTGATCAGAGATGCAAAGTCAACCTTTCTTTCACAAATACCTAATTCGTTGAAAGATGACCTTGTCAAACATCTCAGATCATTTAGTGACGGAAAGCGAGAATTTCCAGGTGCATGATTCACTCCATTGTTATATAAGGTAGCagtaaaacttataattttattattttccaatGGGATTTTGGTGATAATTCAGAATTTTCTGATTGCATtaccttaaattttttttttttgggttattgatgattttgcaGTTACCTGAGATATGTTTGCCGGCGGAGCTTAGGGTAAAAAATACGTGATGTACAGACTCTCTTACTAATTGTTGTTGGTCGGGAGAAAAAGTTGTAGCAACTGAGATCTTCTTGAGACCATAGTTGTGGGGTAGGTTATGTTCTCTCTATCCTAGCAAGTGCTGACAGTGACCAGAGATTGTTATACTGTCGTATAATTGTTCTGCTTTGAGCAAGAATGTTTAGATGCTGTTGAGATAATGAGATGAGCTAAAACATTGTTGAAAAGTCTTCTTTCCTTGAGGCTGTGAAGTTGGTTTTGTCAGAGAACCAAGTAGCAGGATTCTTACGCTTTTTGTATGATAATTTTCCCATAGCAATCCTCATTTAATGGATGCCTACAATTTTTCCATCTAAATGTAGCTGGATAGTAGTTTTTGGATATGCATTTATGTACTGTAAGTAAGATTTATACTTCAGTATGACAAAGGTAATTTCGGAACCCTCTTTGTTTAGTGACTTCACTTACAGCAAGTGCAAGCTGATTTGAGCTGTTGtttccaaatcattttaatgGTCTTTTGTGGACTAATGATGTCACCATCCGAGTTGTTTGGTTTTATCCAACAACTACAATTAGATTGTCGTCccaagtttatttaattgtaatctTGTAACAATCATTGGTTTACGCACACAATCATGGAGAGTGAAGTTTTACTGGATTAATTTAGAAGCCCATCAGCAACGACGATTAGAATAGCCTCGGCAGAAACGGGAGTTGGGTACGAGTCAAAGAAGTGGATTCGAGCAACAATAGCAAtttgatatatatttatattttttccccttttggATACGAATGGCAATTTGATTCTAAGGACGAATCCTGTTAATAAAACAGATCCAGTTTTTATCCAAGTGGGGCAGACCCAGATGTGAATTAagcattttataatttagcatGCGAGTCGGACTATTGGGTACCCTCCAAAACCTTTTTGAAacctcttttttaaaattatattctattctcatttataaatctttcaaCATCCAATAACTTTTTCACTCTCCCAGtcttaaaatttgtatttttctgttcaaattttttttattgtttagtttctaaaccaaaaaaagtaaagataaaagaaaaattaagaaaaatcttacgctgagaaaataatgaatattttaaaagtgtgatacaattttattatgccTATAAACTTTGGGTGCAACAATTAGTTTGAgaatccttaaaaaattatttgcagtgagataaaattttatttattttgttcttccATAGTGTTGTATCGTAATCTTGCTGCTATGTTTTTTACAGTAAGtttgttttggatttgataattactttttaaatttggattggatttataatacaaaaagaaaattcattttgtgcaagtaaaatatcttgaagagagaaaaaatataagCGGTGTTAATtctatttgtatttaaatgagatttgtaatattatatgGTTTTATGAGATTAACTAAGGGGTGTCAATTGTCCTAGCTCTTTAACTCTTTAGTATGTAAATGAAGTTTGGAATCATAAATCTCTTTTGGTGCCTTTCGACCCTTATTAATGGCATGTTTTAGAGTAAAGATATCCAAAGGGCTGTGTCACGGCCCacatgtgtcgtgcccatccTAATGAAAGGCAGTCAACTCGACCCACAGCACCGACACTCGGGCCATGGGCCATGATCTGGGAATAGCCAATTTAAGCTAtcaatttagaataaaaaaacaaaaagtcaCTTTGACAAGAATTAAACTTTGGTCTCATACTTAGCATATCGTCTGCAAACAACATTATTTCaccattattttaatttgaatattttatttaaaattttgacgtaaattttaaaatattaattccaTACAATTCAATAGTAGATGAATTTAATGGTGGATAAATTAATATCGATGACAGGTACACACATGTTGTTCCACGTGGTCCCCACTTCAAACAAAGTCACCATCCTATCTCTTTTAACTTCTCATGGCAATTAGGTTGTCTTATGGGCCTATTATTGAGTTAGACCAGCGAGGacatttctcttttcttgTTGGTGAGACTTCATTAGACGCTCATGGCCTTCTAGTATGGTCCCCGCTACAAACAACTCGAGGGAGGGTCTCTGAtgagtaggggtgggcattatttaatttggtttggttcAGTCTTAGAACCGAACTAAACTGAAATCAAATGGTTCATGAATTTATAAACTAAATGTGAACTAAATTATAGAACtgaactaaattaatttggtttggttcggtttggttcggttccGTTTGATTTTATCCTatatattcattattcaataaaaaacaaatataataatacacTATTAATACAACAATAATCTTGAGTCTATAAATTAGCAAACAataaacaacataataaaatctaacaatagtaaattaacataataaattctaaaaacaaTCTAGAAATCTATAAATAATaaccaatataataaaatctataaataataaattaaaataataaagttcaacaataaaataaagcgTATGCTATGACAATATAATATCATGTATTAActaacaaatagaaaattaaaaaaaaaattctaaattattttttaattttaattttaattttttcttaaaccatttggttcggttttgaaccaaaccaaataaaaaaccaaatgGTTCAGAATTTCTGAACCATTTGGTTTTTTACTCCAAACCAAACTGAACTAAGTTACCATAATACGGTTCGATTAAGTTCAGTTCGATTCGGTTCAGACTGAACCAAACcaaatgcccacccctactgaTGAGGTATGGTAACTGCTACCGGTCCCTTCATATTTTTAGCTTACTTTTGCATTATTTCATTGGTGCTTAAGACATTTCAGAATGGCTTGGTGGATATTTAAACCTTTTGTTTATGAACCAAATGAGTTTCCACGTGGCAACATATCATTTGGCCCTCACCAAATTACCCACCAACAACGATTCTTTGCCTAAATGGCAAACGGTGAATGCTAATGCGGGTGTGAAAAACAATGAAGTTAAGAatgattgtaatatttttgttatttttagcaTTGTATTATGTGTTTTGggaataataattacattacataGTTAATATAAATGAAGGCATTTTGTCTTGTTGCAAGGAGAACAATGCGTACGAAAGAAAGCCGACTATATCTTTCTTCTACAGTACTTTTTTATCTGAAAAGAGTACAAGAATGAAAGTCTTTTGAAGCCATTATGGCTTGAATTTTGGCCACTCACAAGTTGGGTGTTTCTATCCCTTCATTCGGGTTTCATCCACTGTCTTTTACATAACCTTTTCTCAATCAATCTTCTTTGTTGCCTTAAAAGTTGCCCGATAATAGTTCTATAAGATCTCATTTTTTCAAGTCCGTCAAGCGGGTGGGATCTTGCTGCAAAAGTTGCTACCCGTAGGAAATAATGGATACAGaggaattaattagaaaatgccaagcaattgttttaaaagaagaagaggaggacACAGTAAAGCTGATGGAAAGAATGAAGGCTACGGGGGAAAAAATCGCTGCAAATTGTTTGATTGGAAAGATCAAGCTGACTAGAGGAGTAAACAGGGAGGGTTTGAAGACCACAATGCAACAGGCATGGAGGACAGTTAGAGAAGTAAAAATTGAGAGCATGGGGGGACAATGTGCTTCTATTCAAATTTGCCAATGAAGTAGAAAGGAGAAGAATTCTAAAGGGAGGCCCTTGGCACTTTGATAGGGCTCTCTTGGTACTGGCTAAACCAAGTGGCATAGGAGATATCAAAAAACAATCCTTCACACACACATCCTTTTGGGTCCAAATTCATAATATCCCAATAATGTGCATGGTAAGAGAGACCATAAAAATGCTGGGGGAAAGGATAGGCATAGTAGAAGATATTGAAGCAGACGAAGCAGGAGAACGCCTAGGTCAATTTGCTAGGGTCAGAATATCCGTCAACATAACACAACCTTTAAAAAAGGTAGTGTATTTGCAACAAGAGGGGGAAAAGATACCAATGCCAGTTCTATATGAAAAATTACCAGACTTCTGTTTCTGTTGTGCCCATATCGGTCATCAATTTAGAGAGTGCCTCAAATATAAAGGACAACCTAAAGAGGAGCTGCCATATGGAGCTTGGATGAGAGCCATCTCACAAGCAGAAAGGGTGAAGCTGAACCGAAACAGGGAGAGAAGAAATTGGGAACAATTTTAGAAGAAAACAGGAGATGAAGAAGCCAATACACAAAAATCTTTCCAGTTTCAACACGATCCAATAAGTGCAAACGGGTCACTCACAAACAAAACAGGCATCGAAATGGGAGATAGAGATGGATCGATGAGTAAAACCCATGAGCCAGCAATTGGGGATAATCCATTAATGCAGCGTGCTGAGGTGATGGAAAGCCTGCAACCAAGTGGGAAGAGTAGAAGCGAAGAAACAAATCAGCTGCAGAGCATGTCAGTTGACAAAGACGGCTGCACcaggaatgaaaatgaaagggtGGGAAGTAAAATGTGGGGGAAACTGAAATTGCGAAGGCAAATGAAAAAATCCCAAACAAAGACCATGCCAA encodes:
- the LOC102618430 gene encoding ubiquitin carboxyl-terminal hydrolase 25 isoform X1; amino-acid sequence: MGLAHELQMSWQPSLLSEKRKRGGPPLGLRNLGNSCYLNSVLQCLTYTPPLANFCLKLQHSSLCKQLTGDSALDAERKRECPFCILEKRIVRSLSVDLTLDAPAKIQSCLRIFAEHFKCGRQEDAHEFLRYVIDACHNTCLRLKKLRRKGGSGGGGGGETINGGSSVVKEIFGGALQSQVKCLACGAESNKVDEIMDISLDILNSCSLKEAMLKFFQPEVLDGNNKYKCDNCKKLVSARKQMSILQSPNILVIQLKRFEGIFGGKIDKAIAFEEVLVLSSFMCKASQDPQPEYKLFGTIVHSGFSPDSGHYYAYIKDAIGRWYCCNDSYVSVSTLQEVLSEKVYILFFIRANQRPVSANGTFASNGVKSHENGKEAYKGVKGTVPLKAVATKPSAEQSSRKTPSTISKVEKVPSNPRLKFSISGSSGCKGVPPTSNGKVNVHKSQSVKMNGVVKDSVPKEKSGKDPFINTNGSYKSKRVDLVGRGNDLASVSTSENGDTQSVGLNPVKPDPHEGNCTSSRTTAGRVPDPAKLLNGSVKFDTDISGSKRKSQESCILLAQDSESLAKLQELEEVLKKEASSVLQSCGWSEKVLSYMRSRKRQCAHEVGITPGDIDLKKLLIRDAKSTFLSQIPNSLKDDLVKHLRSFSDGKREFPGA
- the LOC102618430 gene encoding ubiquitin carboxyl-terminal hydrolase 25 isoform X2, whose product is MGLAHELQMSWQPSLLSEKRKRGGPPLGLRNLGNSCYLNSVLQCLTYTPPLANFCLKLQHSSLCKQLTGDSALDAERKRECPFCILEKRIVRSLSVDLTLDAPAKIQSCLRIFAEHFKCGRQEDAHEFLRYVIDACHNTCLRLKKLRRKGGSGGGGGGETINGGSSVVKEIFGGALQSQVKCLACGAESNKVDEIMDISLDILNSCSLKEAMLKFFQPEVLDGNNKYKCDNCKKLVSARKQMSILQSPNILVIQLKRFEGIFGGKIDKAIAFEEVLVLSSFMCKASQDPQPEYKLFGTIVHSGFSPDSGHYYAYIKDAIGRWYCCNDSYVSVSTLQEVLSEKVYILFFIRANQRPVSANGTFASNGVKSHENGKEAYKGVKGTVPLKAVATKPSAEQSSRKTPSTISKVEKVPSNPRLKFSISGSSGCKGVPPTSNGKVNVHKSQSVKMNGVVKDSVPKEKSGKDPFINTNGSYKSKRVDLVGRGNDLASVSTSENGDTQSVGLNPVKPDPHEGNCTSSRTTAGRVPDPAKLLNGSVKFDTDISGSKRKSQESCILLAQDSESLAKLQELEEVLKKEASSVLQSCGWSEKVLSYMRSRKRQCAHEVGITPGDIDLKKLLIRDAKSTFLSQIPNSLKDDLVKHLRSFSDGKREFPVT